From Dreissena polymorpha isolate Duluth1 chromosome 15, UMN_Dpol_1.0, whole genome shotgun sequence, a single genomic window includes:
- the LOC127860552 gene encoding uncharacterized protein LOC127860552 has product MAENSLSILLDNLLDQLGFSENDIKERICMLDRCTIARTVSARKIQKRDDIDRIFVGSQREGIGLQYINDTDVLQIFKSCYCFESNSLEDQKTRPDAWLELDSTRTHPGHYFLKAHGAFATICLYRDIQHFLIQRFGETFLSAKIFMAENDDMFATSNGYLGKQMVFKQRQGPSWPKSCNTFEKRYLASLLPITLNDNIDYVRGLPCICSTFLTKWSCRERKGDWPSKKTIQYVVDLPAFVVPVAQKGTAHNDLQWRLCFTLGEMYLLRTLNNTHMKVYVVLKFLAKYELQTVCPEISSFVMKNVLLWQAESTPFNDFRPDTLVMCIRKALEYLKECLQENNLPYYMMPERNLLLNKISPKQRRNVLRKLDHFKVTYFNNSLLNESHLLTNWLTKIGEEIYLGHFFSKVNNFQISVLNAVDLAIYFETLFYKRCYLSCLVYHMWTVVMPMTYMYGLNVLRNPLRYHIPLGIGVLGSFRKSVWVSKPTSYGENFLQITDSVQEIILPGDIIQVKERVKYTDRGKDISINVYWKLPEKITEENRENKHEHVKRTIKTKCDRYFYNTRTGLFVRMTWLGYRPFLAFMLVTAFCIHFHSSRFDISLAVCFADKCYFELLTTIIEILLVAVTMWKCRAWYRLDVLIQGHSTQGNEE; this is encoded by the coding sequence ATGGCGGAAAACAGTTTGTCCATTCTATTGGACAATTTACTCGATCAGTTGGGCTTCAGTGAAAATGACATAAAAGAACGAATATGTATGCTTGATAGGTGTACAATTGCTCGAACCGTGTCTGCACGTAAAATACAAAAGCGTGACGATATTGATAGAATCTTTGTTGGAAGTCAACGTGAGGGTATTGGTTTACAATACATAAATGACACAGACGTTCTACAAATATTCAAGTCATGCTATtgttttgaaagcaatagccttgaagACCAGAAAACACGACCCGATGCATGGTTGGAATTAGACAGCACACGAACGCACCCAGGTCATTATTTCCTGAAAGCCCATGGGGCGTTTGCAACAATATGTCTTTATCGCGATATTCAGCATTTTCTCATACAACGCTTTGGTGAAACATTTCTTTCCGCGAAAATATTCATGGCCGAAAACGACGACATGTTTGCTACATCTAATGGTTATCTTGGTAAACAAATGGTTTTTAAGCAAAGACAGGGTCCCTCCTGGCCGAAGTCTTGCAACACTTTCGAAAAGCGTTATCTGGCAAGTCTTTTGCCTATAACTTTAAATGACAATATCGATTATGTACGTGGATTGCCATGCATCTGCAGCACATTTTTAACTAAATGGTCGTGTAGAGAACGAAAGGGCGATTGGCCATCCAAGAAAACTATCCAATACGTTGTAGATCTGCCAGCATTTGTGGTTCCAGTAGCACAAAAAGGCACAGCGCACAACGATCTTCAGTGGAGGCTGTGCTTCACCTTGGGGGAGATGTATCTACTACGTACGCTCAACAATACACATATGAAAGTGTACGTGGTATTGAAGTTTTTAGCAAAGTATGAACTGCAAACTGTGTGCCCTGAAATATCATCGTTCGTTATGAAAAACGTATTGCTGTGGCAGGCCGAATCAACGCCATTCAACGATTTCCGGCCAGACACTCTAGTCATGTGTATCAGAAAAGCTCTGGAATATCTCAAAGAGTGTTTGCAGGAAAACAATCTTCCGTACTATATGATGCCAGAACGAAATCTTCTATTGAACAAAATTTCTCCCAAACAAAGAAGAAATGTTCTTCGAAAACTCGACCATTTCAAAGTTACATACTTCAATAATTCTTTGCTTAATGAGTCACATCTCCTGACAAACTGGTTAACAAAGATTGGTGAAGAGATCTATTTAGGTCATTTTTTCAGCAAGGTAAATAATTTCCAAATCAGTGTCCTAAATGCAGTTGATCTTGcgatatattttgaaacattattCTACAAGAGATGTTACTTGAGTTGTTTAGTGTACCATATGTGGACTGTTGTTATGCCGATGACATACATGTATGGCCTGAACGTTCTCAGAAATCCACTAAGGTATCATATTCCTTTAGGAATTGGCGTTTTAGGAAGCTTTCGGAAAAGCGTTTGGGTTAGCAAACCTACATCGTATGGAGAGAATTTTTTACAAATAACAGATTCCGTTCAAGAGATCATATTACCCGGCGACATAATTCAAGTAAAGGAGAGAGTTAAGTATACAGACAGAGGTAAAGATATAAGCATAAATGTGTACTGGAAGTTGCCTGAAAAAATCACGGAAGAAAATAGGGAAAACAAACATGAACATGTTAAAAGGAccattaaaacaaaatgtgatCGCTACTTTTATAACACTCGAACTGGATTGTTTGTTCGTATGACATGGTTGGGATATAGGCCCTTCCTTGCATTTATGTTAGTTACAGCTTTTTGTATTCATTTTCATTCGAGTCGGTTCGATATTTCCTTAGCTGTATGCTTTGCCGATAAATGTTATTTTGAGCTGTTAACTACAATCATTGAGATTTTACTGGTTGCTGTCACAATGTGGAAATGCCGAGCATGGTACAGATTAGATGTATTGATACAAGGACATTCAACACAGGGAAATGAAGAATGA